From a single Couchioplanes caeruleus genomic region:
- a CDS encoding CBS domain-containing protein, with translation MARTAVADVMTRKVVYLPGDTMLDEAAQVMRDQGIGDVIVTNGPTMSGMVTDRDIVVRAIAEGLPPHSTTLASIATVELIMVEQAATVEEAVQAMRERGVRRLLVCDADRKVVGILSLSDVALVPTSTPA, from the coding sequence ATGGCTCGGACGGCAGTGGCGGACGTGATGACCCGGAAGGTCGTCTACCTGCCGGGCGACACGATGCTCGACGAAGCGGCCCAGGTCATGCGCGACCAGGGCATCGGCGACGTCATCGTGACCAACGGCCCCACCATGTCCGGCATGGTCACCGACCGCGACATCGTGGTCCGGGCGATCGCCGAAGGACTGCCGCCGCACTCGACGACACTGGCATCCATCGCGACGGTGGAGCTCATCATGGTGGAGCAGGCCGCGACGGTGGAGGAGGCGGTCCAAGCCATGCGCGAGCGCGGCGTACGCCGGTTGCTGGTGTGCGACGCCGACCGCAAGGTGGTCGGAATCCTGAGCCTGAGCGACGTCGCCCTGGTCCCCACCTCGACGCCGGCCTGA
- a CDS encoding SufE family protein has translation MSDMPPKLAEIVDEFSSAPREVVLEMLLEFADSVPPLPAELKNHEGMEQVPECQTQFFLRAQVQPDETVTTWFDCPPEAPTTRAFAGILSEGLEGATAGEILTVPDDLYSRMGLATAISPLRIRGGTAILARLKRQIREQEEAREQEEARS, from the coding sequence GTGAGCGACATGCCGCCGAAGCTGGCCGAGATCGTCGACGAGTTCTCCTCCGCGCCTCGCGAGGTCGTCCTCGAGATGCTGTTGGAGTTCGCCGACTCGGTGCCTCCCCTGCCCGCCGAGCTCAAGAACCACGAGGGCATGGAGCAGGTGCCGGAGTGCCAGACGCAGTTCTTCCTCCGCGCCCAGGTGCAGCCCGACGAGACGGTCACGACGTGGTTCGACTGCCCGCCCGAGGCACCGACCACGCGGGCGTTCGCGGGCATTCTGTCGGAAGGGCTCGAGGGCGCCACGGCCGGAGAGATCTTGACCGTGCCCGACGACCTGTACAGCAGGATGGGCCTGGCCACGGCGATCAGCCCGCTGCGCATCCGGGGTGGGACGGCGATCCTGGCTCGGCTCAAGCGTCAGATCCGCGAGCAGGAAGAGGCACGCGAGCAGGAAGAGGCACGATCGTGA